Proteins co-encoded in one Seriola aureovittata isolate HTS-2021-v1 ecotype China chromosome 1, ASM2101889v1, whole genome shotgun sequence genomic window:
- the eif4g2a gene encoding eukaryotic translation initiation factor 4 gamma 2a has product MLGNIKFIGELGKLNLIHESILHKCIKTLLEKKKRVQLKDMGEDLECLCQIMKTVGPKLDHEKARSLIDQYFGRMRSLTNNKELPARIRFLLQNMVELRDNNWVPRKAYVDNGPKTINQVRQDAVKDLGVFIPHSTDGMRNEFFMENSSFLPTRIKFDRETLGGLADMFGQMPGSGIGTGPGVIQDHYSPTMGRHRTNPLYNGHIGNGNGSHQPQFEAGNKLFIKPNQGQNSPVFNHKQNHSGQMQSKDMPSRFGKKGKLNADEISLRPAQSFILNKKQVPKLQPQMTMIPPSAQGSPLGQPPQLGLKTNPPPIQEKPAKSNKKAPPTKEELHKMTETLVTDYLNNKNIDEAVNAVREMKAPKYFLSEMLNKIMVHSLDRSDEDKEQASTLIHALCTEGLVTGENLMQAFLSVLDQCPKIEEEVPLVKSYLAQFAAHAIIADLVSIADLAHQLENGAHFPLFLLCLQQMVKLKDREWLSDLFQQSKVNMQKMLPEIDQNKDRMLEILEGKGLSFLFPLMKLEKELLKQIKVDPSPQSIYKWIKDNISPKLHTDKGFVNILMTSFLQYIAYETNPDDDEEQLAAPSKEQLDEEKQLLLSFKPVMQKFLHDHMDLQVGALYALQVHCNAKGFPKGMLLRYFVNFYDMEIIEEEAFLSWKEDITQEYPGKGKALFQVNQWLTWLETAEEEESEEEDY; this is encoded by the exons ATGCTGGGCAACATCAAATTCATCGGCGAACTTGGAAAACTCAACCTTATCCACGAATCTATCCTTCATAAGTGCATCAAAACA CTtttggagaagaagaagagagtccAACTTAAGGATATGGGTGAAGATTTGGAATGCCTCTGTCAGATAATGAAAACAGTGGGACCTAAACTTGATCATGAAAAGGCTAGG TCTCTGATCGATCAGTACTTTGGCCGCATGCGCTCCTTAACGAACAACAAGGAACTGCCAGCGAGGATTCGTTTCCTGCTGCAGAACATGGTGGAGCTACGAGATAATAACTGGGTGCCTCGTAAGGCTTATGTTGACAACGGACCAAAGACAATCAACCAAGTTCGTCAGGATGCAGTAAAG GATCtaggtgtttttattccacatTCAACTGATGGAATGAGAAATGAGTTCTTTATGGAAAACTCCTCCTTCCTGCCAACAAGGATCAAGTTTGACAGGGAAACTCTTGGTGGGCTGGCTGATATGTTTGGACAAATGCCTG GAAGCGGCATTGGTACAGGTCCAGGAGTCATTCAGGACCACTATTCCCCTACAATGGGACGGCATCGCACAAACCCACTCTACAATGGCCATATTGGAAATGGCAACGGTTCACACCAGCCTCAGTTTGAAGCAGGAAACAAGCTTTTCATAAAACCAAACCAG GGGCAGAATTCACCGGTTTTCAACCATAAGCAGAATCACTCAGGGCAGATGCAGTCTAAGGATATGCCTTCACGATTCGGCAAGAAAGGGAAACTCAATGCTGATGAG ATCAGTCTGAGGCCAGCACAGTCcttcattttgaataaaaaacaagTGCCAAAGCTGCAGCCACAGATGACTATGATTCCTCCAAGTGCCCAAGGTTCCCCACTAGGACAG CCTCCGCAGCTTGGCTTGAAGACCAATCCTCCTCCGATTCAGGAAAAACCTGCAAAGTCCAATAAAAAAGCTCCTCCTACAAAAGAAGAGTTGCACAAAATGACA GAGACACTGGTGACAGACTACCTGAACAACAAGAACATTGACGAGGCAGTGAATGCTGTGAGGGAGATGAAGGCTCCCAAGTACTTTTTGTCTGAGATGCTGAACAAGATCATGGTTCATTCCCTTGACCGTTCGGATGAGGATAAGGAACAAGCAAGTACCCTAATCCATGCACTCTGCACCGAGGGGCTCGTCACAGGTGAAAACCTAATGCAG gcCTTTCTGAGTGTTCTGGACCAGTGTCCCAAGATTGAGGAAGAAGTCCCACTGGTGAAGTCTTACCTGGCACAGTTTGCAGCACATGCAATCATTGCTGACCTGGTCAGCATTGCAGATTTGGCCCATCAGTTGGAGAACGGTGCACATTTCCCACTTTTCCTGCTCTGCCTGCAGCAGATGGTCAAACTCAAGGACCGTGAGTGGCTGAGTGACCTGTTCCAACAAAGCAAAGTCAACATGCAGAAGATGCTGCCTG AAATAGACCAGAACAAGGATAGGATGCTGGAGATTCTGGAGGGCAAAGGTCTCAGCTTTTTGTTTCCATTGATGAAACTGGAGAAGGAGCTTCTGAAGCAGATTAAAGTAGATCCCTCTCCACAGTCAATCTACAAGTGGATCAAGGACAACATCTCTCCTAAACTCCACACTGACAAAGGTTTTGTCAACATCCTCATGACCAG CTTCTTGCAGTACATTGCTTATGAAACCAACCCTGACGACGATGAAGAGCAGCTTGCAGCGCCCAGTAAGGAACAGCTGgatgaagaaaagcagctgttGCTTTCTTTCAAGCCAGTGATGCAAAAGTTCCTACACGATCACATGGACCTGCAAGTCGGTGCATTGTATGCCCTGCAGGTCCACTGCAATGCCAAGGGTTTCCCCAAAG GCATGTTACTGCGCTACTTTGTAAACTTTTATGACATGGAAATAATTGAAGAAGAAGCCTTCCTTTCATGGAAAGAGGATATCACCCAAGAGTATCCAGGGAAGGGAAAAGCGCTATTTCAG GTGAACCAGTGGCTGACCTGGCTGGAGACcgcagaagaggaggagtcagaggaggaagattaCTGA